The following proteins are encoded in a genomic region of Diadema setosum chromosome 18, eeDiaSeto1, whole genome shotgun sequence:
- the LOC140241713 gene encoding NAD-dependent protein deacylase sirtuin-5A, mitochondrial-like: protein MISFVSCLQRVVLSAGKSRSSSKVLAVVTGIENQVRVRSAPAVGTTRHTGIISRLAMAEIGQRWNSDLAALREEFAGAKHIVFVTGAGASAESGVPTFRGAGGYWRKWQAQSLATPESFEENPSLVWEFYHYRREVMLTKQPNKGHIAIAECEQRLAKQGRRVVVITQNIDELHQRAGSKNVIEMHGTLFKTRCLKCHHIKEDRNSPIVPALAGRGEPDVNAESSRIPDDQLPRCSQPGCDSMVRPHVVWFGEALNGNDLDAIEKELDSCDLMIVVGTSAVVYPAAMYAPMMAFKGVTVAEFNLEETPNTGISKYHFHGPSGDFLPQCLARHPSEPAE, encoded by the exons atgatttcttttgtttcatgtttgcaaAGGGTAGTGTTGTCTGCTGGTAAAAGTCGCTCATCTTCGAAAGTCCTTGCAGTTGTTACTGGTATAGAGAACCAAGTACGTGTACGGTCTGCGCCTGCTGTCGGCACCACCAGACACACGGGCATCATCAGCAGGCTGGCAATGGCGGAAATCGGGCAGCGGTGGAATTCTGATTTAGCAGCCTTGCGGGAAGAGTTTGCAGGGGCCAAACACATCGTGTTCGTGACGGGAGCTGGTGCAAGTGCTGAGAGCGGAGTGCCCACCTTTCGTGGCGCGGGCGGCTACTGGCGAAAGTGGCAAGCTCAG TCCCTGGCCACTCCGGAGTCATTTGAAGAAAACCCGTCTCTGGTCTGGGAGTTCTACCACTACCGCCGAGAAGTGATGCTGACCAAGCAGCCCAACAAGGGTCACATT GCCATTGCAGAGTGTGAGCAGAGACTTGCCAAACAGGGCCGCCGAGTGGTGGTAATTACCCAGAACATCGATGAGCTTCATCAACGGGCAGGATCTAAGAATGTCATCGAAATGCATG GCACCCTGTTCAAGACAAGATGTTTGAAATGTCACCATATCAAGGAGGATAGGAACAGTCCCATTGTTCCCGCTCTCGCTGGTAGAGG AGAGCCCGATGTGAATGCAGAATCTTCACGGATCCCTGATGATCAGCTCCCGAG ATGCTCCCAGCCAGGATGTGATTCGATGGTGCGCCCCCATGTGGTCTGGTTTGGAGAGGCCCTCAATGGCAATGACCTGGATGCTATTGAAAAAGAATTGGACTCGTGTGATTTAATGATTGTG GTTGGCACTTCAGCAGTTGTTTACCCTGCGGCAATGTATGCCCCCATGATGGCCTTCAAGGGGGTAACCGTGGCTGAGTTCAACCTTGAAGAGACACCCAACACCGGTATTAGCAA GTATCACTTCCATGGCCCATCAGGGGACTTTCTCCCCCAGTGTCTGGCCCGGCACCCTAGTGAACCAGCCGAGTGA
- the LOC140242012 gene encoding transmembrane protein 230-like: protein MPSRHKMSNGAESADVKYTRLKSPATGDSYTPLQFKKKPPKIPWRSIGVAIILFIMGTVLLTVGALLFTGVIPNDNEDRLWPIMILGVLLFIPGAYHVRLAFYAYRGYKGYSFEDIPDYDD from the exons ATGCCCTCACGTCACAAGATGTCGAATGGGGCGGAGTCTGCAGATGTCAAATACACCCGGCTGAAGTCACCAGCAACAGGTGACAGCTACACACCTCTACAG TTCAAGAAGAAGCCTCCCAAGATCCCCTGGAGATCCATCGGGGTTGCCATCATCCTCTTCATCATGGGCACCGTGCTGCTCACCGTGGGAGCCCTCCTCTTCACAGGCGTCATCCCAAACGACAACGAGGATCGGCTGTGGCCCATCATGATTCTCGGTGTTCTCCTCTTCATACCGGGAGCATACCACGTGCGTCTCGCCTTCTATGCCTACCGCGGCTATAAGGGCTACTCCTTCGAGGACATTCCGGACTATGATGATTAA